Within Vicia villosa cultivar HV-30 ecotype Madison, WI linkage group LG1, Vvil1.0, whole genome shotgun sequence, the genomic segment GATACTTGTTCACAACACTCACAAGCATATCATGGGTCTGTTGGGTATTCTCCAAGTCAGTCACAGCTCAGCAAATAGGCTCAGGCATGAAAGGTCTTGGAGTTGGAGCCATTACACTTGATTGGTCTGCTGTGGCATCATTCTTGTTCAGCCCTCTTATCTCACCATTCTTTGCCATTGTCAATGTTTTTATGGGCTATGCACTAATAGTCTATACCGTGATTCCCATTGCGTATTGGGTCCTAGATGTTTACAATGCTAAAAGGTTTCCAATTTTCTCCTCTCACCTTTTCACTGCTGAAGGTCAAAAATACAACATATCTGCTATTGTCAATGACAAGTTTGAGCTAGATGAGGCAAAGTATAGAGAGCAAGGTAGAATTCATCTAAGTGTGTTTTTCGCTCTCACTTATGGCTTTGGATTTGCAACCATAGCATCCACCCTTTCGCATGTTGCTTGCTTCTATGGAAGGTAATAAATCTATCcaaattatttagaattaatgTTTTATTTCTTACTTAATTTAGAATATGTTTGGGctgacttatttgagtttatctcCTGAAATAAGTACTTCCGAGACTGTTTGGGAGCTTGTGAGACTATTGAAAGAAACAATTAAATTTAAGACGACTTTTTGTCACAACTCTCTTAAGAGTTCATATGCAACATTCTAAGATGTTTACACTATATATAGTTGAACATGAGAAACTAAATTACTTTACTTTACAACTTATACTTTTATTGAGCTATAagctatctcattcaaaaggttaCAATTTGTTTGATGTAAAACTGAATATGCAGGGAAATTATGGAGCGGTATCGTGCTTCTTCAAAGGGTAAAGAAGATATCCACACAAGATTGATGAAAAGATACAAAGACATACCTTCTTGGTGGTTTTACGCGTTGTTGGCTGTGACTCTTGCTGTTTCTCTCGTGCTATGCATCTTTCTCAATGACCAAATTCAGATGCCTTGGTGGGGACTTCTCTTTGCCGCATCTTTAGCTTTTGTGTTTACTCTCCCTATTAGCATCATAACTGCCACCACAAACCAGGTTAAGATCTTGAAAATTTTGCATTCCTTTTGCATTATCTAACTCTACCTTGTGCTGAAATTTCATTTTAACTGAACCATTTTCTTTCTGAATACAGACACCTGGATTGAATATCATCACCGAGTATGTCTTCGGTTTGATTTACCCTGGAAGACCAATAGCAAATGTATGCTTCAAAACCTACGGTTACATAAGCATGGCACAAGCAGTCTCCTTCCTTAGTGATTTCAAGCTTGGACACTACATGAAAATCCCTCCAAGATCCATGTTCTTAGTTCAGGTAAATTATGTTTCCACTCATCTTACCACAAATTTCGTTAAAGAAAATCATAGTTTTCTTCTGATGCattcaatttttttcatacatgtaCAGTTCATAGGAACAATGCTTGCTGGAACCATCAACATTGGGGTAGCATGGTGGTTGCTAAACTCTATCGAGAATATATGTCATGATGATCTCCTTCCAGAAGGTAGTCCTTGGACATGCCCAGGTGACCGTGTTTTCTTCGATGCTTCGGTTATTTGGGGTCTGGTAGGACCAAAAAGGATATTTGGTTCACAAGGAAACTACAGTGTAATGAATTGGTTTTTCCTCGGAGGTGCAGTAGGACCGATAATTGTTTGGCTATTTCATAAAGCCTTTCCTAAACAATCATGGATTCCTTTGATTAACCTTCCAGTTCTCCTCGGAGCTACAGGAATGATGCCACCAGCAACACCATTGAACTACAATGCTTGGATTTTCTTTGGAACGGTTTTCAACTTCTTTGTGTTCCGTTACCGAAAAAGTTGGTGGCAGAGATACAACTATGTTCTATCAGCAGCACTTGACACCGGAGTAGCTTTTATGACTGTTCTGCTTTACTTTTCACTGAGTTTGGAAAATAGAAGTATTACGTGGTGGGGAACTGACGGTGAACATTGTCCA encodes:
- the LOC131645058 gene encoding oligopeptide transporter 4-like, which produces MNTFDTEKVAPISNQNEKVEEEEDEDELSPIEEVRLTVTNTDDHTQPVWTFRMWFLGLISCSILSFLNQFFAYRTEPLIITLISVQVATLPIGHFMAAVLPSTKFTLPGFGSKMVSFNPGPFNMKEHVLITIFANAGSAFGSGSPYAVGIVNIIKAFYGRSISFHAAWLLIITTQVLGYGWAGLLRKYVVEPAHMWWPSTLVQVSLFRALHEKDNDHRMPRAKFFCIALVCSFSWYVIPGYLFTTLTSISWVCWVFSKSVTAQQIGSGMKGLGVGAITLDWSAVASFLFSPLISPFFAIVNVFMGYALIVYTVIPIAYWVLDVYNAKRFPIFSSHLFTAEGQKYNISAIVNDKFELDEAKYREQGRIHLSVFFALTYGFGFATIASTLSHVACFYGREIMERYRASSKGKEDIHTRLMKRYKDIPSWWFYALLAVTLAVSLVLCIFLNDQIQMPWWGLLFAASLAFVFTLPISIITATTNQTPGLNIITEYVFGLIYPGRPIANVCFKTYGYISMAQAVSFLSDFKLGHYMKIPPRSMFLVQFIGTMLAGTINIGVAWWLLNSIENICHDDLLPEGSPWTCPGDRVFFDASVIWGLVGPKRIFGSQGNYSVMNWFFLGGAVGPIIVWLFHKAFPKQSWIPLINLPVLLGATGMMPPATPLNYNAWIFFGTVFNFFVFRYRKSWWQRYNYVLSAALDTGVAFMTVLLYFSLSLENRSITWWGTDGEHCPLASCPTAKGISVPGCPTNL